The Candidatus Synechococcus calcipolaris G9 DNA window ATCAGATTATGTCTATTTATGTCGGCAACCTTTCTTACACTGCCACCCAGGAAGATCTAGAGGCCGTATTTGCCGAGTACGGCGGTGTCAAGCAAGTGTATTTGCCCGTCGATCGCGACACTGGGCGGAAGCGCGGGTTTGGCTTTGTGGAAATGTCAACGGATGCAGAGGAAGACGCTGCGATCGCTGATCTCGATGGTGCCGAATGGATGGGACGGCAGTTGAAAGTCAACAAGGCGCGTCCTCGGGAAGCCATGAGCGGTGGCGGTGGTCGCGGTGGTTACTCCCGTAATCACTAAAAGGCTCCTCCTAGCATAATTTCTAGAACAGTTTAAGGACAGCGCAACCTATGGCCCGGATGTATTACGACCCAGATGCCCAATTAGAGCTTCTCAAAGACAAAACTGTTGCCATTATTGGTTATGGCTCCCAAGGCCATGCCCATGCCCTCAATCTCAGGGACAGTGGCATCAAGGTCATTGTTGGACTCTATGCCGGAAGTCGGTCTGCGGTACGTGCCGAAGCGGAAGGGTTGCCTGTCCACTCTGTGGCGGAAGCGTCACGATTAGCGGATCTGATCATGATTCTGTTGCCCGATGAAGTGCAACGGACGGTCTACCAAGAGGACATTGCCCCCAATCTACAACCGGGGAATGTGCTTGCCTTTGCCCATGGCTTTAATATTCATTTTTCCCAGGTGGTTCCACCGGATGACGTAGATGTCATTATGGTTGCGCCCAAGGGGCCGGGTCATCTGGTGCGGCGCACCTATGCCCAAGGCGAAGGTGTTCCCTGTCTCTTTGCCGTTTATCAAAATGCTAGTGGCGAAGCACGGGAACGAGCTATGGCCTATGCCAAGGGAATTGGCGGAACCCGTGCTGGTATCTTAGAAACGAGTTTCCGGGAAGAAACGGAAACCGATCTTTTTGGTGAGCAGGTGGTTCTTTGTGGCGGTCTCAGTGCCTTGATTAAGGCTGGCTTTGAAACCCTCGTCGAGGCAGGTTATCAACCGGAATTAGCCTATTTTGAATGTCTCCACGAAGTCAAGCTGATTGTAGACTTAATTGTGGAGGGTGGTCTCGCCAAGATGCGGGATAGTATTTCCAATACCGCTGAGTACGGCGATCTTACCCGTGGCCCACGGATTGTCACCGATGAGACCCGTGCCGAGATGCGGCAAATTCTCAAGGAAATTCAAACGGGGCAATTTGCCCGAGAGTTTGTCCTAGAAAATATGGCTGGAAAACCCGGATTTACGGCCATGCGGCGACGGGAATCTGAGCATTTAATTGAAGAAGTGGGCAAAGACCTACGTTCCATGTTTAGTTGGTTGAAGCGCGCCTAAGCCCCATCTATTAAGCTATCAATTTAAGCTATTAATTAGAATTTAATCCATAACCCACCCCGACCTTTCCCTGGGTAATGATAGGGCTGATGGTTGGGATAATAGTTTGGGTAATAGTTAGGCTGCACCTGCTGAAACCCCGATGGAGCATAGACCCGTGGGAAATAGGTGCGCTGCTGATAGATCACCGATGTTCCTGGGCCTGGGTCGGGGGCAATAATGACCGGCTGGCTATAGGGTGTGCGTTGATATATGATCGGTGCCCCTTGGGAGACCCCAGGTTGAGAAACTCCAGGATAGCCAAAATGGTTAAAGGGGACATTATTATTAATCCCCGATTGATGGAATTGATGCCAGGACGCATTGGCAGGGCCCATGGTAGTCAAGGAAGCCATTGTCCCTAGGGTGAGGGCAGCAGGGATGAGTAGTGATAGTGAGCGAGGAGAAATCATAGGTGATCACCTGATGATGGTGTATCTGGAGGAGTTATATCCGTCCTATTAAGTCGCAGACGAAATATTCCTAGGAAAGTTCCTGGAGAACTTCTGTTAATATCCTAGCCATTGTTTCAATGTGGGGGGTTTCAATAATAAGGGGCGGTGAAAGGGCAATAATATCTCCCGTTACCCGGATCAAGAGTCCTTTTTCATAGCAACGGCGTAAACAGTCCATACCCCTAGTTCCTGGTTTTCCAGGGCGAGGTTCCAGTTCAATGCCCGCCACCAAACCAAGGGTGCGAATATCAATGATATGGGGCAGTCCCCGCAATGACTGAATGACAGCTTGCCAAGTTTCGCCCAATTCCTGGGCCCGCTGAAATAGGTTTTCTTTTTGATAAAGATCAAGGGTGGCGATCGCCGCTGCACAGGCAAGGGGATGACCGGAATAGGTATAGCCATGGAAAAATTCAATCTGGTTTGCCGGGCCGTCCATAAAGGCATCATGGATCTCTTGACGCACTAAGACGGCTCCCATGGGAACGGCACCATTGGTAATGCCCTTCGCTAAGGTGATTAAATCTGGAATAACACCAAAATAATCCGCAGCAAAGGCAGTGCCGAGTCGCCCAAAGCCGGTAATCACTTCATCAAAAATCAATAAAATCCCATGGCGATCGCATATCTGGCGCAGACGTTCTAAGTACCCCTTAGGCGGAATTAATACCCCGGTGGATCCGGCCACCGGTTCCACAATCACCGCTGCGATCGTTGTTGCATCATGGAGGGAAATGATCCGCTCCAGTTCGTCTGCTAGATGAATCCCCCAGGTAGGCTGTCCCAAACTAAAGGCATTTTCCTTGAGGTTGTGAGTATGGGGCAAATGATCCACCCCTGCTAAGAGCGAGCCAAAAAACTTACGATTGGGGGCAATACCGCCCACGGAAATTCCACCAAAACCCACGCCATGGTAGCCCCGTTCTCGGCCGATCAAGCGTTGACGGGAGCCTTCCCCCCGCACACGATGGTACGCCAGGGCAATTTTCAGGGCCGTGTCCACTGCCTCTGAACCAGAATTGGCAAAAAAGACGCGATTAAGACCCGTGGGTGCGATTTCAATGAGTTTGTTGGCCACCTGAAAGGGGCCGGGATGACCCATTTGAAACGTGGGGGCAAAATCCAGAGTTGCAGCCTGTTGGGCGATCGCCTCGGCAATTTCAGGGCGACAGTGACCCGCATTCACACACCATAATCCAGCGGTACCATCTAAAATCTGACGCTGATCGTGGCTGGTATAATACATTCCCTTCGCCGCAATAAGTAGGCGCGGTTCTTGCTTAAATTCACGATTAGCCGTAAAGGGCATCCAAAAGGCATTTAGGTCAATTGCCCTAGGGGAGAAGGATTTGTCTTGGGGTGGGATGTCAGCCATGATTGATTATCTTATGTATAAATTTTAATACTTCAAGTGTAATGTTTCAAAGTCATACTTACTGCCATCTTGCCATCCCCAGGAACCCTTAGGGGCATCCTCGCCCTATGATAGAAAGCAATAGTCCCAACAAATTCACACCCATACCATGGATATTATTCCAGCCATTGATCTATTGGGGGGGCAATGCGTCCGCCTTTTCCAAGGAGATTACAACCAAGTTGACGTTTTTGACTCTGACCCGGTGCAGGTAGCATTTCGCTGGCAATCCCAGGGTGCTCCTCGCTTACATTTAGTGGATTTGGATGGGGCAAAATCGGGGCAACCCATTAACCATGGGGCGATCGCCAGCTTAGTTAAAGCCCTGAATATTCCAGTTCAGGTGGGGGGAGGCTTGCGAACCTGGCAACAGGTGACAGACCTTTTATCCCTAGGGGTGGAACGGGCCATTTTAGGGACAATCGCCCTAGAGAATCCCCAACTGGTGCAAACCCTAGCGGCTGAATTTCCGGGGCAAATTTGGGTGGGGATTGATGCCCGCAATGGATTTGTGGCCACCCGGGGCTGGCTGGAAACCTCGGAAATCAACGCCATTGATCTGGCCCAGCAGATGGCTAACTTGGGAGTGGCGGGGATTATTTATACCGATATTTATCGAGATGGGACGATGCAAGGGCCGAATATAGATGCGCTACGGCAATTATTAGCCGTGGTCAATGTGCCGGTGATTGCCTCCGGTGGCATTAGTTCCCTCACGGATATTCTCAATCTGTTCCCTTTGCACTATTCTGGACTAGTTGGGGCGATCGTCGGTAGAGCCTTATATACCGATGCCCTATCCCTACCAGAGGCAGTTCGAGCCGTTGGTCAGGGTCGCTGGCAAGATGTCCCCCCGGATTTGGGATCCTCCGCATGGGCCTAACCCCATGGCTGTGCCTTCGTCGGATTCCTGTACTTCATCCTATGGTATGAATGCTTAAATATCCCCTTATCAAGCAACTGCGTCGACTCTGGGATTTATTCGATCAAAGAGAGCGTTGGCAAGTGGTTGGCATACTCTGCCTGATGCTCATGGGGACATTTTTAGAAGCCTTGGGGATCGGCTTAATCTTGCCCCTGATTACGGCCCTAGAAAAACCAGAGGTGCTTAACAATGTCATCTTTTGGCGGACAGAATCTATCCCCCTTTCCCCCCAAGAGCAACGGTTTTGGTTAATTGTGATCAGTTCCGGGTTTGGTGCCCTATACCTGGTTAAAAACGTCTATCTCACTTTTTCTAGTTATATTCAAATTAAGTTTCTGATTCGCAAACAGTTGAAATTTTCAACACGGTTATTTAATAACTATCTTTTTAAGCCCTATACCTTTCATCTTCAGCACAACACGTCTACTTTAATACAAAGAATTGGTGGTGAAGTATCTATATTATTTACAGGTGTTTTATTCCATCTTCTTGTTTTTGTGGCTGAAGTTGCGGTTGTTTCAGCTATTGTCGGTTTACTCATTGCCAATGAACCACTGATTTCGCTGATTGTGGTGGCATGTTTATCGGTTTTGACTTTAGTATTTTATAAACTGTTACGTCGGAAAATTAGTCAAGCTGGAAAAATCCGACTGGAATACGGGCAAAAAATTACTCAAAACCTATTGGAAGGCTTAGGGGCCGTTAAAGAAGTTAAGGTGCTGCAAAGGGAAAATTTTTTCTTGGATGATTATATCCACAATTTTCAAATTTCCCAATCATCTAATCTTTTTCTACTCGTGGCGAATGTATTGCCTCGCTTCTACATTGAAACCCTAGCGATTGTTAGTTTAGTTTTAATTATTGTTGTTGGACTTCTCCAAGATAATAACATTAGTTCAATTTTGCCAACGGTTTCACTCTTTGCAGTGGCAGCCTTCAGGTTAATGCCTTCCGTGGGACGGATCATGGGATCCATGAATAGCGTTATCTATTCGATTCATGCCGTGGATGCAATCTATGATGATTATTTGGAATCCACCCATACCTTACCTTTGGCAAATCAGAATCAAGAATCTGAAAGTCCGAATTATCGTGGACAACTCTTGGGCGATCGCATTGAATTATTGGATGTCCACTACCAATATCCACAGTCAGATAAAAAATCCTTGGATGGGGTTTCCTTAAAGATTCATCAGGGGGAAATGGTGGGCTTTGTTGGCTCTTCCGGGGCGGGGAAAACCACGGTCATTGATGTTATTTTGGGCCTGTTAAGGCCCAGTCAGGGCGATGTCCAGGTTGATGGCCAAAGTATTTACGAGAATCTGGGGGGCTGGCAGCGGCAAATCGGTTATATTCCCCAGGCGATGTTTTTATCTGATGATACCCTCCGCAATAATATTGCCTTTGGTTTATCGGCGGATCTAATTGATGAAACGGCCCTGATGACCGCCGTTCGAGCCGCTCAATTAGAAGACTTTGTGGCAGAACTACCCCAAGGACTCGATACCATGGTGGGGGAACGGGGAGTACGACTCTCCGGGGGGCAACGGCAACGCATTGGTATTGCCCGGGCCATCTATCATAATCCCTCGGTTTTGGTCATGGATGAAGCCACGGCGGCCCTGGATAATCAAACGGAAGCCGGGGTGATGGAAGCGGTGCAAGCCTTTAGCGGTGAAAAAACGATTCTGATTATTGCCCACCGTCTAAGTACGGTAATGAATTGCGATCGCCTGTATTTGCTCGACAAAGGTCAGATTATTGCCCAGGGAACCTACAGAGAATTACTAGAGACCTCTCCCCAATTTCAGGCAATGGCCCGCAGCTATGGCCAGGCAGAGCAAGACTTAGCAAAGGGTTCCTAAGAATCCTAATTCAAATTTCTTTACAAAATCGTTACAATGGGCAAAAGGTTCCTGTGGGTTTGAATTTGCCTTTTGATCCTTGATCTATTTTAACCACTATGATGTTTCATTCTTTCCATGGCTGACTTGACCGTACCCCCCAGCAATCGCCCTGGTTCTCCTCACACTCCCAGCAGTTGCATTCATATTCGGGGAGCGCGGCAGCATAATCTCAAAAACATTGACCTCGTTTTACCCCGCGATCGCCTGATCGTGTTTACAGGGGTATCGGGTTCCGGTAAGTCTTCCCTGGCCTTTGATACAATTTTTGCCGAAGGTCAGCGGCGGTATGTAGAATCCCTCAGTGCCTATGCCCGTCAGTTTCTAGGGCAACTGGATAAGCCAGATGTGGACGGGATAGAGGGATTAAGTCCAGCGATTTCCATTGATCAAAAGTCTACTTCCCATAACCCCCGCTCGACGGTGGGAACCGTGACAGAAATTTACGACTACCTACGGTTATTGTTTGGCCGGGCCGGGGAACCCCATTGTCCCCACTGCGATCGCCCCATTTCGCCCCAAACCATTGATCAGATGGTGGATCAGGTGATGCAGTTAGCCGATAGGACTCGATTTCAAATTTTAGCTCCCGTGGTGCGTGGGAAAAAAGGAACCCATAAAAAATTACTCTCTAGCTTAGCCAGTGAGGGCTTTGTTCGCGTCAACGTAAATGGGGAGGTACGGGATATCAGTGATGCCATTGACCTAGATAAAAATCATCAGCATACCATTGAGATTGTGATTGATCGCCTCGTCAAAAAAGCAGGCATTGAAGAGCGGTTGGCCGATTCCCTAAGTACCTGTCTGAAGCAATCGGGGGGAATTGCCATGATTGATCTCCTGGCTAACGCCCCATCTCAAACCACGTCTGGCAAAGATCAGCCTCACCTAACCCTAGTCTCTAGGTCATCTGCGGGCGACGATGGGGACACAGGATCAGACGATAGGGCCGGCAGCTTAAAGGTTGCAGAGGCGGCACATCAATACCATGCCCCTAGGGAAAATTTAATCTTTTCTGAGAATTTTGCCTGTCCTGAGCATGGGGCCGTGATGGAGGAGTTATCCCCGCGCCTATTTTCCTTTAATTCTCCCTATGGAGCCTGTCCCCATTGCCATGGTCTGGGGTATTTACCGACATTTTCCGAAGATTTAGTGGTTCCCAATCCAGAGTTGCCCGTTTATGCGGCGATCGCCCCCTGGGCCGACAAAGATCATAGCTACTATTTTTCCCTTTTGGTGAGCGTGGCAGATGCCTTTGACTTTGACATTAATACGCCCTGGAAAAACCTAAGTCAACTGCACCAGGATGTCCTTCTCCATGGCTGCGAGGAACCCATCTGGGTAGAAATTGATTCCCATTACCGCAAAACCAAGGGCTACTATAAACGCTTTGAAGGGGTTTTACCCACCCTAGAGCGACATTATCAAGACACCACCTCGGAAGGCTACAAGCAGAAACTAGAGCAATATCTCATTACCCAGCCCTGTGAGGTTTGCCATGGTCAACGCCTCAAACCTGAGGCCCTGGCGGTGCGCATTGGCCAGTATTCCATTACCGACCTGACCAGTGTGTCCCTGCGCGACTGTGGCGATCGCCTAGGTTCCCTGCACCTGAGTCCTCGCCAAGCCCAAATTGCCGAACTGGTTTTGCGGGAAGTACGGGCGCGATTGCAATTCCTCCTAGACGTGGGGCTGGACTATCTCAGCTTGGATCGCAGTGCCGCCACCCTCTCAGGCGGTGAAGCCCAACGCATTCGTTTAGCCACCCAAATTGGCTCGGGTTTAACCGGAGTTCTATATGTTTTAGATGAACCCAGTATTGGCCTGCATCAACGGGATAACCATCGTCTCCTGCAAACTCTATTTCGCCTGAGGGATATTGGCAATACCCTGATTGTAGTGGAGCACGACGAAGAAACCATTCGCACCGCCGATCACCTCGTGGATATTGGCCCAGGGGCAGGGGTTCATGGTGGACAGATTGTTGCCCAGGGGCAACTGGAGGCCATTTTAGATCATCCCGATTCCCTGACGGGGGCGTACCTATCGGGCCGTCAACACATTGAAACTCCCCAGGAACGGCGGCCCGGCAATGGTCGCGCCATCCTCATTAAAAATGCCCATCGCAATAACCTAAAAAACCTCGATGTGGAGATTCCCCTAGGCAAATTTGTCTGTGTCACTGGCGTATCGGGTTCAGGGAAATCCACCCTGATGAATGAACTTCTCTACCCGGCCCTGCGCCACCACTTAGGGCAGAAAACTCCCATGCCCAAGGAACTGGATACCATTACCGGCCTCAACGCCCTAGATAAAGTGATTGTCATTGATCAATCCCCCATTGGCCGCACACCCCGGTCTAACCCCGCCACCTATATTGGTGTTTTTGATGTGATTCGGGAGGTTTTTAGTCAAACGATTGAAGCCAAGGCACGGGGCTATAAGCCAGGGCGATTTTCCTTTAATGTGAAGGGGGGCCGCTGTGAAGCCTGTGGCGGCCAGGGCATGAATGTGATTGAGATGAATTTTTTACCCGATGTCTATGTCCAGTGCGATGTGTGCAAAGGGGCCCGCTACAATCGCGATACCCTCCAGGTGACCTATAAGGGGCAATCCATTGCCGATGTTTTGGAAATGACGGTGGAAACGGCCCTAGACTTTTTTCAAAATATTCCTAAAGCTGTTAACAAACTGCAAACCCTCGTGGATGTGGGTCTGGGGTATGTGCAACTGGGCCAAACCGCACCGACCCTTTCTGGGGGGGAAGCCCAACGGATGAAGTTAGCCACGGAACTGTCTCGCCGGGCCACGGGCAAAACCCTTTATCTCATTGATGAACCCACCACGGGCCTGTCCTTTTATGATGTTCATAAACTCCTGGATGTATTGCAGCGATTAGTGGATAAGGGCAATTCGGTTCTAGTGATTGAGCATAATCTGGATGTGATTCGCTGTTGTGATTGGATCATTGACCTCGGCCCTGAAGGGGGCGATCGCGGCGGTGAAATTATGGTGACGGGAACCCCAGAGGAGGTGGCCAAGCATCCTACATCCTATACTGGCCAATATCTACGGCATCATCTGGGTTGATTTTTCTCAAATCTAAATCTATGGCTAAACCAGTCCGGGTGCGGCAGCACGTTAATCCCCTCAGTCACAAATTTCAACAGCCACCCCAAGCTGCCGAGGGGTTACATTATTCCAATCCGGAGCAACCCCTCCACTTGGATATTGGCGCAGCCCGGGGAACGTTTTTGCTAGAGATGGCCCTGGCCCATCCAGATTGGAATTTTTTAGGCCTGGAAATTCGCCAGCCCCTTGTCCTAGAAGCCAATGCCCGTCGCGATCGCCTCCGCCAAGATTTCTGTCAAGACTCATACCAACATTCACCCATTCCCCATGCCCTGGAAAACCTCCACTATCTCTGGGGAAATGCCAACCGGGGATTAGAACCCTTACTGGCCCCCTTCCCTCTTCGGGTGATTACGATTCAATTTCCCGATCCCTGGTTTAAGCGTCGCCACCACAAACGACGGCTGGTGCAACCGGAATTGGTACAAACCCTGGTGAACTGTTTAGAGCCAGGAGGATGGATCTTTATGCAGACGGATATTTTCCAACTAGCGGTGGAAATGGGCGATCGCCTTGGGGATCATCCAGATTTAATCCTAGACTCTCCCCGTTGGCTACCGGCAAGCCCCTTTCCTGTGGCCACGGAACGGGAAAAATCGGTTTTAAGCCAGGGTCTACCCATCTACCGCAGTCGTTTTTTCCGCAAGAAGGTCTAAAATTTCCTTTGCAGCCCGATCCACGACCCCCGGTTCCCCCATGGCCTGTCGCATTTGACTATAGCCTGCCAACTGTTCCTGCCGGGCGGCTGGGTTGGCTAACAATTCTAGGGCCACGTTGGTGATCGCTTCAGCATTCACCTTCTCCTGAAGCAGTTCAGGGACGATCACCCGTTTCGCTAATAAATTGGCGGGGGAAACGGAGTCTAAATCTAGATTTAGGAATTTCTGGTAGAGCCATACACTCAGGGGATGGACGCGATAAACTACGACCTGGGGGACATTCAGCAAGGCCGTTTCTAAATTGACCGTACCTGACTTGGCGATCGCCAGATCCGCTGCTGCCAAAGCCGTCAGTGGCTCATCCGTTAAAGTAACCGGCAAACCGGAGTCCGAGATCGCCTTGGCAATAGGAGAACGATACCGCTCCAGGGAAATGGGCAACCAAAACCGAGCCTGGGGATAGTGGCCCAAAATTCCTTTGGCTGCATCGAGAATGGGCGGTAGCAGGGACTTGAGTTCTTGTCGCCGGGACACGGGTACCAGGGCAATGGCCAACTCATCCGGATTAATGCCTAGGGCTTGGCGGGCTTGATCACGGTTCGGGGCCGCCGCAATGCGATCCAGGAGGGGATGCCCCACCCAAGTAACCCTTGCACCGTGTTGCTGGTAGTAGTCCCTCTCCTCTGGAAAAATGGCCAAGAGCAGATCGCTCATCTTAATAATTTGGCGCGTAGAGTACATACTGTGAGCCCAGACCCACTCCTGGGGGGCAATGTAGTACACCATCGGAATTGAAAAATTTTGACGAATATACTGCCCCATGGGCAAATTGCCGCCAATGTAGTCAATTAAGACCACCAAATCCGGGGGATGCTGTTTCAAGTATTGCCGGGCCCGAAATTGTAGCTTCAGGGTGGGCAGGACAAACTTGAGGGCTTCTATTAAACCAACGGAGCCAATGGTACTGGTGTTATGGATAAGGGCTGCCCCGGCTGCGGCCATGCGATCGCCCCCAAGGGCTGTAATCTTCAGGTCGATACCTTGAACCTGGGCCTGTTTTAAGAGGGACTTGACTAGGAGGGAACCCTGAAGATCCCCAGACACTTCGCCGGTACTAATAAAAATATGGGCCATTAGGCTTGGTCTACTCCATTAGGGGCGATCGGCGGTTTAGATGATTGGTTTTCTCGCTGACCGGGTGTTAATCCCCGCCGGCCGTCCTCTTGGCAGTGGGCAAGGAACTGCTGTAAATGCTTCACCGTTTCCACTGGGGTAGACGATGTTAAAGCTAAAGCATCAACGGCGGCGATCGCTTGGTTCAGGGGCAAACCACTACGGTAGAGACTACGAAACGCCTGTTTCAGTAATCGCATATCCTCCCCATCTACCCCGGCCCGCCGCAATCCCACTTGGTTTAAGGCCCGCACTCGAGCGGGATGCCCCTCCACCAACATATAGGGAGGAACATCCCGATCCAAGCGAGACATGGCTCCCACCATGGCTAATCGACCAATATGGACAAATTGATGTACTCCAACCATGCCACCAATGCGGGCCCTAGATTCAATCCAAACATGACCAGCAATGGAAGCAGCATTGGTAATCACCACCTGATCTTCAATCACACAATCGTGGGCCACATGAACATAGGCCAGTAATAAATTGTGGTTGCCAATAACCGTCGTATCTCCCGCCCCATTAGCCCGATTAATGGTTACATATTCACGAATACAGTTATAGTCACCAATGCGAACACTACTTTCCGCACCATCATACTTTTGATCTTGAGAAGGGGTACCAATCACAGCGCCGGGGTAAATTTTATTACCAATGCCAAGGACTGCCGGCCCTTCAATCACTACATGGGCACCAATCTGACAGTTTGCTCCCACCTTAACCCCAGCCCCAATGACCGCAAAGGGCCCAACTTGCACCGTCGGGTCTAGAACTGCCTCGGGGTGGATAACAGCAGTGGGATGAATTAGGATTTGCATGTTATTGCCTTAAGGCCTAGTCTACTAGCGAGAACATCATCTCACCTTCACAGGCCAATTCACCGTCTACTTCAGCCCGTCCCTTCATTTTGCCAAATCGCTTTTGTTTAATAAATAATAGATCAGCCGTAAGGATCAATTGATCCCCAGGGGTAACCGGACGACGGAAGCGAACTTTATCAATACCCGCAAACATGGATAATTTACCCGCTGCCCCCTCCATCTGCATCAAGATGACTCCGCCCACCTGGGCTAAGGCCTCAATCATCAAAACCCCCGGCATAATCGGTCGCCCCGGAAAATGACCTTGGAAAAAGGGTTCATTCACCGTGACATTTTTAATCCCTACGGCCCGCTCTCCAGGAATATATTCAATGATCCGATCCACCATGAGGAAGGGATAGCGATGGGGTAAAAGGTTTTGCAAGTCAACCACAGTCATGGTTTGGACAGTAGTTTCAGGAACAGAGTCAGTTGAAATGGGCATGAATTTGGCAACAATCACGAAAACAACTATCCAAATCATACGGGAGGATGGGATATTCCTTTACATTGCAGGGTTGGCTTTACCTTCCATGGTTGATGCTCAGTACCCTTACCCATGGCGGCGTGTTGCCCGCCCGTGAGTCCCTGAAACCCAAAATTTTCGATAAAATGTAATTTGGGCCTTAGTTGCAGACTTGGTTGCGGAGTAGTTGGCTTGGCTGGAATTGCCCTTTGGACATTCCTCATTCCCCCCATTGCCGGTGGTGTGATTGGTTACTTTACAAACGATTTAGCCATCACCATGCTATTTCGGCCCTATCGTCCATTGAAAATTGGTACGTTTCAGATTCCCTTTACCCCTGGTCTTATTCCCCGTAATCAGGAACGGTTAGCTCGCCGCATTGCCGATGCCATTTTAGGGTCGCTGTTGACCCCTGCCGAGTTGCAAAATCTCGCCCGTCGTCTGCTACATACCGAACGAGTGCAAGCGGTGATCTATTGGTTGCTGCAAATGACCCTAGAGCAGGTTAAAGAACAAAGTGAGCAGCGATCGGCCCAGGTTTTGGCCAATATTCTCCGGGATCTTTTTGGTGGGGCTGTCCCTCGGTTAGTGCGTGCCTGGGGACGGCGGGAAGACTTTCTGGAACCCCAACTTAATCAAATTTTTGACCAAGTTCTAGTTGATCTGCAACTGAGCGAAGATCAATCAGAAAAATTAGCGGCTTGGTTACTGGCAGTTGGCTTTCCGCCGGATCGTCTGCGATTAGCCATGGTTGATTTTCTCACCGATCGCAATATTGCCATTTTAGATGGGGAACTGCGGGAAAAAACCAGTGGTACCTACTGGGTGGTGGCCAATATTCTGGGAGTGCGGAGTACCCTCGTGCGCTTGCGCGATTACTGCATTGAAGAACGGGAGGCCTGCAATGCCCGCCTCAGTGAACTTATTCGCTCCCTTGCCCTCCAGCAACGATTAGTGGAAGCCCTGCAAGATCTCAGTCTGCAAAGTTTACCCCAGGCAACGGTACAGGAGATTCGCCAACTCTTTCGTAGCTCGGTACGCAGCTATATTCAAAATCAAGGGTTATTCTTTCTACAAAATCTTAGTAAAACCATTGACTGGGATCATATTGCCCTAACCATTTTGCGACGTTTGCGGGCGTCAAGTACCCTAATTACGTCCTTAGAAGTGGTCAGCCAAGAACTCGCCCTCGTCTTGGATCGCTATCTGGAGCGGGATTTAGAAATTATCGTGGAGCGGGCCCTGCCGATTTTAGATTTGGATCGGGTGATTGTGGAACGAGTGCAAGAGACGACACCCGAAAATCTCGA harbors:
- the trmB gene encoding tRNA (guanosine(46)-N7)-methyltransferase TrmB, producing the protein MAKPVRVRQHVNPLSHKFQQPPQAAEGLHYSNPEQPLHLDIGAARGTFLLEMALAHPDWNFLGLEIRQPLVLEANARRDRLRQDFCQDSYQHSPIPHALENLHYLWGNANRGLEPLLAPFPLRVITIQFPDPWFKRRHHKRRLVQPELVQTLVNCLEPGGWIFMQTDIFQLAVEMGDRLGDHPDLILDSPRWLPASPFPVATEREKSVLSQGLPIYRSRFFRKKV
- the lpxA gene encoding acyl-ACP--UDP-N-acetylglucosamine O-acyltransferase, whose protein sequence is MQILIHPTAVIHPEAVLDPTVQVGPFAVIGAGVKVGANCQIGAHVVIEGPAVLGIGNKIYPGAVIGTPSQDQKYDGAESSVRIGDYNCIREYVTINRANGAGDTTVIGNHNLLLAYVHVAHDCVIEDQVVITNAASIAGHVWIESRARIGGMVGVHQFVHIGRLAMVGAMSRLDRDVPPYMLVEGHPARVRALNQVGLRRAGVDGEDMRLLKQAFRSLYRSGLPLNQAIAAVDALALTSSTPVETVKHLQQFLAHCQEDGRRGLTPGQRENQSSKPPIAPNGVDQA
- the uvrA gene encoding excinuclease ABC subunit UvrA, with product MADLTVPPSNRPGSPHTPSSCIHIRGARQHNLKNIDLVLPRDRLIVFTGVSGSGKSSLAFDTIFAEGQRRYVESLSAYARQFLGQLDKPDVDGIEGLSPAISIDQKSTSHNPRSTVGTVTEIYDYLRLLFGRAGEPHCPHCDRPISPQTIDQMVDQVMQLADRTRFQILAPVVRGKKGTHKKLLSSLASEGFVRVNVNGEVRDISDAIDLDKNHQHTIEIVIDRLVKKAGIEERLADSLSTCLKQSGGIAMIDLLANAPSQTTSGKDQPHLTLVSRSSAGDDGDTGSDDRAGSLKVAEAAHQYHAPRENLIFSENFACPEHGAVMEELSPRLFSFNSPYGACPHCHGLGYLPTFSEDLVVPNPELPVYAAIAPWADKDHSYYFSLLVSVADAFDFDINTPWKNLSQLHQDVLLHGCEEPIWVEIDSHYRKTKGYYKRFEGVLPTLERHYQDTTSEGYKQKLEQYLITQPCEVCHGQRLKPEALAVRIGQYSITDLTSVSLRDCGDRLGSLHLSPRQAQIAELVLREVRARLQFLLDVGLDYLSLDRSAATLSGGEAQRIRLATQIGSGLTGVLYVLDEPSIGLHQRDNHRLLQTLFRLRDIGNTLIVVEHDEETIRTADHLVDIGPGAGVHGGQIVAQGQLEAILDHPDSLTGAYLSGRQHIETPQERRPGNGRAILIKNAHRNNLKNLDVEIPLGKFVCVTGVSGSGKSTLMNELLYPALRHHLGQKTPMPKELDTITGLNALDKVIVIDQSPIGRTPRSNPATYIGVFDVIREVFSQTIEAKARGYKPGRFSFNVKGGRCEACGGQGMNVIEMNFLPDVYVQCDVCKGARYNRDTLQVTYKGQSIADVLEMTVETALDFFQNIPKAVNKLQTLVDVGLGYVQLGQTAPTLSGGEAQRMKLATELSRRATGKTLYLIDEPTTGLSFYDVHKLLDVLQRLVDKGNSVLVIEHNLDVIRCCDWIIDLGPEGGDRGGEIMVTGTPEEVAKHPTSYTGQYLRHHLG
- the fabZ gene encoding 3-hydroxyacyl-ACP dehydratase FabZ — encoded protein: MTVVDLQNLLPHRYPFLMVDRIIEYIPGERAVGIKNVTVNEPFFQGHFPGRPIMPGVLMIEALAQVGGVILMQMEGAAGKLSMFAGIDKVRFRRPVTPGDQLILTADLLFIKQKRFGKMKGRAEVDGELACEGEMMFSLVD
- the lpxB gene encoding lipid-A-disaccharide synthase, with product MAHIFISTGEVSGDLQGSLLVKSLLKQAQVQGIDLKITALGGDRMAAAGAALIHNTSTIGSVGLIEALKFVLPTLKLQFRARQYLKQHPPDLVVLIDYIGGNLPMGQYIRQNFSIPMVYYIAPQEWVWAHSMYSTRQIIKMSDLLLAIFPEERDYYQQHGARVTWVGHPLLDRIAAAPNRDQARQALGINPDELAIALVPVSRRQELKSLLPPILDAAKGILGHYPQARFWLPISLERYRSPIAKAISDSGLPVTLTDEPLTALAAADLAIAKSGTVNLETALLNVPQVVVYRVHPLSVWLYQKFLNLDLDSVSPANLLAKRVIVPELLQEKVNAEAITNVALELLANPAARQEQLAGYSQMRQAMGEPGVVDRAAKEILDLLAEKTTAVDG